The region AGATACCAGAAGCATTGGGCAGACTTTCTCGTTTGACCGAGTTACAGATGGGTGGAAATTCATTTTCGGGTGAAATACCATCAGAATTGGGTAATCTTACCGGTCTACAGATTGCGATGAATCTTAGTTACAACAATCTCTCTAGTACAATACCACATAAGCTTGGAGATCTTATCCTACTAGAGTATCTTTATCTCAACAATAATCATCTGACTGGTGAAATACCAATCACATTCGGAAACTTAACAAGTTTAATGGGCTGTAACTTTTCTTACAATAACCTCGCCGGACCACTGCCAAATATACCGCTGTTTCAGAATATGGGCGTCACCAGCTTTATCGGAAACAAAGGCCTTTGCGGTGGTCTTCTAGGTGAATGTAATGAATCTCCTACTTTCAGTCCTGATCCTCCAGTCAAAAGTGCTGGTGCTCCAAGAGGGAAGATCGTtactgttgttgttgctgttgttggtGGAGTTTCTCTTGTTTTGATTATAATAGTTTTATATTTGGTGAAGCGGGATCCAgttgcatccataaaagaaagggacGCGTCATTTCCAGCTTCGGACATATATTTCCCTCTCGATGAGGAGTTCACTTTCCAAGACCTAGTTGAGGCGACAAACAATTTTCACGAGAGTTATGTTGTTGGAAAAGGAGCTGTTGGGAAGGTTTACAAAGCAGTCATGCAGTCTGGTCAAATGGTCGCTGTTAAGAAGCTTGCATCTAACAGAGAGGGTAATAATAACATAGAAAAGAGTTTCCGTGCAGAGATTTCAACTCTGGGAAAGATTAGGCATCGTAACATTGTGAAACTGTACGGGTTTTGCTATCATCAGGGTTGTAATCTGCTATTTTACGAGTACCTGGACAAAGGTAGCTTAGGTGAATTGCTTCATGGTGCATCGTGTAGCTTGGACTGGCCTAGACGCTTTATGATAGCGCTTGGGGCAGCTGAAGGCCTTGCTTACCTACATCATGATTGCAAGCCACAGATCATCCACCGTGATATAAAGTCCAATAATATTTTGCTTGATGACAAGTTGGAAGCTCATGTTGGTGATTTTGGTCTTGCTAAAGTTGTTGACTTGCCTCAAACTAAGTCTATGTCTGCAATTGCTGGATCATATGGCTACATAGCCCCTGGTAAATACATAAACAATGATTATAACTCTTCATAGAAAATCAGTGAATGAACACGTAAAGTTTCACGTTTTTTTTTACCCTACCATGAGCTTACTAGTATTTGTTAGTTTTCCTCGCACTTTGACTAGCAATTAGTACTTGTGTTTCCTTGGCAAAGGTTTTTGCTTCTTTTGTTTGTATTCCATGTCAAGAGATATTAAACTCTGTCTGATAAAATAGATACTGATATATTCAAGGTGCGCTTGCAAACTCTGTCTAAATAATAAGGTACAGTTTTGATGTTCAGTTTTAATCTAAAAGATTATGTTCTTTGTCATGATATGAACAAATATTTTGTTTGAATTACATGGAACTGTATACTACGAGTTTTTTGTTTGCCGGTAgcattcattttttctttccatCGTTGTGACTAGGACTGTTTTTCTACTTTTCCATTGCAGAATATGCATACACCATGAAGGTTACAGAAAAGAGCGATATCTATAGTTACGGAGTAGTCCTTTTGGAGTTGCTAACAGGGAGAACGCCAATACAGCCATTAGATGAAGGAGGTGATCTTGTCACTTGGGTTAGGCATTATATTCGGGACAATTCATTGACACCGGGAGTACTTGATATCCGATTGGATTTGACAGATAAAACTACTGTTAGTCACATGCTTACGGTCTTGAAAATTGCTTTACTTTGCACTTGTATGTCTCCGGCAGACCGTCCTTCTATGCGCAAGGTGGTATTAATGTTGATAGAGTCTCATGAGCGAGAAGGTAACTTCATCTTGTCTCAAGTTTGATCTCCCTATGACAGAAACATAATAAACTGTTAAAatgctatgttgctcggactctccaaaaaagCCGTCAGGTGCATATCGGATACTCCAAAAATGGACtgcttttggaggatccaaaGACGCACCCcgatatttttgaagagtccgagcagtATAGGCTAAATGTATAGAAAACGCTTTCTTCGATTAGCTCTCTAGTGCTAATTCTCCTTGTATTGTGTTTTACAGCTAAATAATCAAGATTATCACATGTTTCTGAAGATGTAAATTGTATCTCACTTTGTAGAATGAGTTTAGAGGTGATAATGCTACTCTGATTAGTTCTCAGTCTGAAGTTTTACAATATAATTATCCTTTGTGCTCCTTCAATCTGTTGTAATTAGTTATGTTGCTTGGACGCTTCAAAAATTATGTTGCGCCCTTGTTGGATCCTCAAAAATTATGTTGCGCCCttgttggatcctccaaaaatgcataGCTTTTGGAGGATCTGAGACACACTCGGCagtatttttgaaaagtttgaaaaacATAAGTAATTAGGGCTTtccttctttcccttttttgtcTCTCCAGTGTCATTTTGAACTTATAAAAGGTCTCATCTTTGAAAGCTCAGTGACACCTGAATCTTTCTAGTTTATTAGTTTCTTTGACGGAGCCAAACCTGAAAGGGAGCTAAAACTTAGTCACAAATACTAATCCCATTTTTTTGGAGCAACGGTTAGTAGGAAGGGTATTTTTAAGCTATTTGATTAATTGGAAGGCATTTTAAGCCAAAAACGTtatggagggtaaatttgacatAATTCGAATAGTTTAGaggtatttttggccctttccctttttttaatgggataatttcaataatatacaatccagcataaaatattacatccacgtagttatatttttaattgaCATCCGCTTAGCCAACTTTTTTGTTTGCAACAGTGTTTATACACATgatacaacattatacacttaCTGTAGATAATGTATAAGCCTTGTATAAACGTTTATAATAATGTGTAAAAGGGACATTCTGGATAATATTAGAAATATGGGCCATTTTaggtaaatattttctttaaataaaCATAGAGTGTTATTTTCCCATACAGGGGCTATGGGCACCCACCACTTGTTCACCACTCACTCAACCGTACAAAGACAACGGTATGTTTTTATAAGGCATAAAAGTAGTGCATGGCGTTAGTGGACGAGGTGTAAGTCTCAAGACGAGATATATAAACCCCGCATTTTtgacattttattttaaaagtaatgaaaagtaagaaaatttagaagaaaactTATACCAAATTGATTAATTATCTAGGTAAAACAAATTGCCCTAACAAATTGTTCTCAAATATATTGTAAGTCACCAAATCCTTACCTATTGAACAACATATTATATAGGGAAGTATCATATTTGTTGTGATTTGAGTTAATGACACATATTGTCGGTTTTGACCCAATAGATCTCAGAAATTTGTCTATTGAGCTATGTCATCGATCATCATGTTTAAAAACGTGTGTATCATATGAACTTATATCATACCTTATAAAGTTATTCATTTTCCTCTCTCATCCCAATTTGGGATTCGCCTAATGTGTAACATGCGTCCTCCTTCAAAAGCTTGCCGACTTAGAAACTTGTCAGTTCTTCTCTTTGACCTTTCCTTATCGCCATGTCCTTTGTCATGGATGTCACGTCATGTTCAGTAGCTAAATTTGCTTGCAAAAAGAAATTCTAGCACTTTTAAAGATGAGGAATTTGGTGAACATAATAAGCCTTTATAATttgaatggaagaaaataatgttGCAAagaaatgtatatataaataaaaagcaAAATAAACATATTGGCTATATATAAATAATGACACCGTTTGTCACTATAgtaatttattcatttattcaCTTCTTCGAATATTGACGCCGCTTATGAAAAATTCAGTTAATTGATGAGGAAAAGTGAAAGACGTCTCTCAAAATCCAATTAATTAAAGGCAGCAAGTTGGTACTTATATTTTACATCACCAGAAGTTCTTTACTCCTAAATTATACTTAGTTCTTAAGGCATTAGTTAATTAAGAGTATCCTTTCTCCAATtataacttcttctttttctttcttccaattaTAAGCTAGTTGCCTATAACTCGaccttttcttctaaattcataaagGACAAGTGGCAAAATGTAATAAAGTCGTATCTTTGTGGAATATAGTAGCTGTTGACAGAAAGCATTTGCATGTTTTACTTATCACGATCACTTAAACAATTCAAATTGTTACTTTAAGTGATGCATACGTTCATAAACTTTTTGTCTGTGACATACTTTCAATTAATGGTAAATCGCACAAGTTGGAAGCTTTATGCAATGATCGATTTAGGATTTAAATTTGATGAATTCAACTTTTAGAATTTTTAGCACTGAATTTATTGGACTTTTAAAATTACGAATTCAGAGGTAATAGTTGTCGAAATTTTAGTGGAATTTCACATTTATATCTATATTCCGTATCGAAAGTAGGAATCCGTCATTGGCTCTATGATGGAGAAAGGATAAACGGACAGCGTCAATTAATCAATTGATTTCATCAATTAAACAAGCTTATCACttaaaaaagaaagcattagGAGAACTAATCAATGGACTATATGGGCAAGTTGCAAAACAAAAGCTTTTGGAGTTTACACCATTACAGATACAAACAAAATTGTTGtcttttgtcttctttttaGTTTAAGTGGAATGCATGACAACTTTATAACTTGCAACTCAATCAAAATATGATATCATATTTTAAAgatttaaatataatatgtttgTAGCTTTTGAGCTAATAGGGAGAATCAAATATACATTGAACTAAAAGaaaatctgtttttttttttggcattgaAGAGCAGCTTTAGCTCAATCAAAAAACTCGATCCATCGAGTCCCACAAAGATCTTATGCTAATGCTACCATAGGGAgctaaaaagttttgttttaaaatatttgtcacTTTAAAAAAACTAAGAAAGTAGTAGTTGATTTTTTTATTCCGATCCTCTCTTACTATTAAAGACCTGTCAAAACTAATTACCtacataaaaaagaaataattacaATTAGTCAAATACTTCAGACGACTAATGTTATTAAATAGTATGCCAAAAAACTTGTACCATAGATAAATGGACCGAAGAgaatattattgttgtttttattaCTTATTCGTATTCTTATTGTAAGGGAGCTTTGGTCATCCGACATCGCTGCACATGAAAAATTAGTTTATGTgagatatttttctaaaaaataatgcGTATTTTACAATAATTATGCTCATGTTGATTGAAACCTAATGCACAGTAAACATTAATTTAGGATTTgaataaacttttttttctgGACTTGAACTCATTTACAAATAGATCGATATATTACTCGTACaaaatttatatgcatatgacttttccatttttagtaggTGTGTACATGGACCGAGttggttcggtttttttaaacatcaaaccaaaccaattgtatcgggttttttaatttatacaccacaaaccaaaccaataaaattcgagtttttcaacctcggattttctcgggttattcggttttatcgggtttttcgggtttttttttggaatagtcttgatacaaaatatataacttatacttcaaatatttctttagtcctagtaagatacaactatataattaaggtgtttcataagaaaataatacaaaatgCGAGAAGAGTAATGacattgtaataaaatattcaacaaaagataataaaatcggttaaaataaatattgctaattaataagctataaagaaaatgaccataatctaaaaatactaagtcatgctaaaataagtacggctaataagtattaattacatgacaagaaaaaaaaacttaaattatgtattttcactctctaaaccaattattcAAAAGTatagaatagatatccaacattattttcattcctagtagtaaattgaatttcttttgttagtattagtgttgagttggttttggtggactttatatgagttactaacattcataagatataaaacttattgacattcaaaattctaagttcaaacttgaataatatgataatagattaaaaaaaaactacgaaaaaattaagaaatatttataaattacattacaaataaatatttttatgtataaaatattttaaaaattgaatacatgtaatgtcgggttggtttggttcggtttgacttttttttagctaaaaccaaaccaaaccaattatgatcggttttttttttcaacaccaaaccaaatcaaaccaaaccactaatcggatttttttctcggtttgactcggtttatcggtttggtgcggtttgtcggtttactttgtacacccctaatttTTAGTATAAATCTACCCGCATCAAATGTTTATACCAAATCAATAGATGTAtgacatatgtttgtatatagatttttatcacttaaccatgattaattaaattaattttcacTTTATTAAATCACTTAGCTACGATAAATTGAATTGATTAAATATAAATACCCGATATGGTTaagtattttgtttcttttcttttgtaaatgCGAGTAACAGCCCAAGCCACCGCATGTAGAAATTGTCCGCTTTGGAGCCTTTGCCCCACACGGTTTTAAAACGTGTCTACAAGGGAGAGGTATCCAAACACTTATAAAGCACTCTTCGTTCTCCTTcccaaccgatgtgggattcgcctaaaccgatgtgggattcgcctaaggcaaGCCTTACACTAGGCTCCAAAGCGTTTTAAAACCATGAGAGGCAAAGACTCCAAAGCGGATAATTTCTACATGCGGTGGCCTGGACTGTTACAATGCGTATACAATTTGGTTatggttaaattttttaaaatgacaaGATCATCCACCACTTAAAATGGTGCCATTTTGGTAGATTTTTTGCCTCCCACAAGTTACATACAACGAAAGGAAAGAGATGGTTCATTAAGAATGTTCCTTAACAAGTTGTTTAATTTCTTCAATGGGCAAGCGCACTATCCTATGATTTCTAATACTAGTGGAACAAAAAAAgctctttccatttttttttttcctctctctctctttggactaacttttgaaatttaatataGCCGCATTCCACAAAAAGTTGCTACTACTAGAATTGTCTTAATCAACTATTttgaaaattataaatttatttttttttatttttttttaaagttggaTGTGATCATAATGTCCCATCTTAAGCTAAAAACTTAAAGTATACATAGAAACTATTTGAAATAGAGAGCATTCAAGATGGTCGAAAAGTTTAATTAAATATACGTTCAGTTaaattcatatcatatataatatAGAAGCTCATATCGCTTAATTATAAGCGGTTGGCAAAAGTAATTAAGATGTTTAATTACATCATGATTAAAAGGAAACGATGAGTTCCACAAACACTCCCCAGTTTTATTACGTGGGATAAATTGTTGGACTGGTTGTTACAAGAATAAGATGAACTTCTGAATGTATATGCCAAATCATCTGTAGCTTATAGTAGTGATGAAGTCGAAAATTTCTTCAAGAGAGTGTGTgagtgtatgtgtgtgtgtatatatatatatatatatctttgacCTACATTTAGGGGTGGAGCTAGGTCATCGGATGCGGGTTCTATCGAACCCAGTAGTTTTGGTTCAAAtgttatatttgtattaaaaaattcattgaacatgtataaattattaatttagaacccagtAACTTAAAACGCTAAAATCCCGAATCCATAAACgtcaaatcctggctccgcctctgccTACATTTTCAATTCGACCATTGGCTGATTGGTCATGACGTCTGCAATATAGGTTTTTTTCCCCACACAAACCAAacaccaaaaagaaattatggGTGTGTTTGTctttctgaaaaatattttccttcgtaCCAAACGCACCCTAtatgaaaagtatttttcattATAAATGAATTCGTCAAACTAAATAGATTCCTTATCACGATAAAAAGTTCTTAACATAAATAATAGTGCTTCTCAGAAGTTGAAAACATAAAGAGTATAAGGAACAAAAGTGGattcattcacatatataaATGATGAAATATTAGAAAAAGATTATATACCAACGCAGTAGCGGAGCCACTCATGGCCAAGGGTGGTCACCTGCACACCCTTGGCCAGAAAATGATATTAATATATGGATTAGATATTATAGTTAATtggatataaattaaattttaaacatCCTTATAATAATTGAGATAAATAGCTAAGAGGTAAAGGATGTTCAATTTTATCTAAAAGTCACGGGTTAAAGCTTGCGTCAAATGCTGatcatcttctttctttaaaagaaaacatacaaacAATGTCCGAAGCTACTTGGTTGATTTGtatttgcacttattttcttccatgttccGACTAAACTTAGTTGTATTTGAGTTATGATTTGCATTTGTTTTATTCCTATGTTGGTTTAGATTTAAGTTGGACTAATTTGTTGAAGCTCCTTTaatctttcttctttccttcctATTTTCTAGAactagaaaagaagaaaacgtATTGTTAAAAAGAAGACAATGAGATCTTATAGCAAGTTAGCAACCActtattttattctcttttcttttttaattgctTCTGTGAACATTTTAATTATCGAACtttgttctctttctttcttttttatttttcaaagaaaattaattagtcGTTAGCTCTTGCTTTGTAACATTCTCGGAATGCCCCTTGTTGTtctccacttgtgggattacgtATACtggatgttgttgtttgttgttgctaTCATTTGATACTGTAATCACCATAAGAGCTTTCTAGCAATAAAATTTATCAAGAATAACTTACGAAATCAAATGGACTATAAATTTTTAGGCGAGTGTGCAGTgatgatgttaaaaaaatttcgttgaaCTCATTCAtcgaaaaaaattatatactcGTCAACATTTGAACAACCTTACCAATATTTTGGACTCCGCCACTGTGCCAACGACTGAGGAAAGTAACAAAGAAACACTGAATATTTCTCAAAGTTTCCTTTTCAAAGATTTAGCTTATTACAACATTCTTATGGAAAAACTCTTAACTAAATGGCGTGAATTTTTTTGTTCACTATCggtatatataagttaaactcaATTGAAAAATCTAATCTCTAACCTTCTTGACAAGATGAGCAAAAAAGCACTTACAAAAATACATCTCAAATCCAAGAAAAATCTTTTTGCCAATAAATTTCATCATTACTAAAATAAAAACCATCTTCTTTTACCAACCAAAAACATTGCTTTGTAGGATTGCACCTTTGAATATCTCTAATTCCATGAAAAGCTTGAAATCTCCTTCTTTTTTGGTCCAATTTCATTGTACACAAATACTGCGTGTTCTTCCAAAACTTGGTCTTCACACTCCAACTAAAATCATCGCGTTCTTGAAGGGCAAGACCCCCAATGTCACCGGAGTCATCACCGGAGGAGCACCACACAATCAACGGCAGGGATGAGTTGTTGGTGAAGCCATTGATAATGTGGACGTTGTAGGTGTTGTTGCCAAAATAGTCGTTATGATGAGGTTGTTTTAGAGAAATGAAAGTAACATAAGTAGCAAGGCCTAATATGAGGAGAAAAATGTTGTGTGCCTTCATGATTATTGTGTTATTATTTGGTGCTATCAACTATATGTTATGTTAAAATGAAATGGTTATTAGAAAATCTGGAGTTAAGTGGCTATATATAGATATTGGCTGGCTGGCTGCATGGTTCCTTATTTAAGCTAGTGGTTtactatgaaaatgaaaatctaCTGTTTAAGTATCTGGAATGTTTAAGCGTGATTTAGTGGTAAATACAATGGATTTTAAGAATTATGAGGTATCAGATTCAAATTTTAACCGAGACAAAAATATTAGGTGACTTCTTCATACCTATTCAAACGTAGGTTGATAGAGTTACCCACACCTATGTCGGTGGGAGCACTGAGGGGTGATAGTATATAATATCCCGTGAAATTAGTCGGGTGTGTACAAGTTGATCCAAACACTacgattattaaaaaaaagttacttgGAATAGTTATATTGACAGTCTTGATTTTTTATTAAGAAGCCCcactaaaaagagaaaaaagaaaaaatagaacatGCGATTACCACCTTATGGTTTTTGACGGTTTCTAATTTCTATTACCAACCCTTGGACCATGTCGAACTAGACCATATATTTAAGGTTTTGTCACttgggcaattctgcgaattgcccttctttttgggtggtctttaaattttgcccctcatatttgtctTTAAATTTGTCCgtaaaacccatgggttccgGAACCtggaaaaaattttaaaaaaattcacaaggcgAAAAATTTCGCTagcccccaccggcatacaaattaaaagttatgcggaccgctGCCTTATGGGCGATTGGCATAAGTATGTTCCGATAACTTtttgtaattccttcacaattTTATGCATAGAAAatttatgggcaaacttttagttaagccttaactaaaagtcttttcttgagttatgccttatggggacttttagttaagataactaaaagtatgccccgtAATAAAAGACATAGACTTTGTTTTATAAGCCAAATTTGGTTTGTTCAAACTCCGCATATTGGCAACCAAATATAAcatcattttttgaaagaaactCATACATTGTCGAAACAAAGCATGCTCATAAAAGGTTGatattgtttttatattttatctaCTGATGCATCGTAGGATGTGTCAATTTGCACAACTTGGTAAGTGCAAATACTAACAGACTAAGGTACATTTGCAACATTTTAAGACCCGAATATGCATTAAGATACATTTAGGTAGAACAAAATATCCACATTCTTTATTGGTTTGTTATGATTAAATCCGGTCCCATTAAAAGTTTGTCCATAAATATGGCGGAAGGAAAGTAAACTTTTAACAAAGTTATGCACCGATTGCCTTTATAAGGCGGTATGCCGGTCCGGTAACTTtaataaaaaatgtatttggtccgtacacgcgacccaaatcttgccatgcaattttttttttaatttatgcttgagcggggggttcgaacccagaacctcataATTTTTGCGTGAACGCTCAGGGTTTTGgcggggcaaaaattaaagaccgaatatgagggcataatttaaaaaccacgaaatatgaggggcaaaatttaaagaccactccaaaagaagggcaatccgcgcaaaaaaatgttgtcACTTTGTGGGAcaggtcatttgcacgattgccttTATTcggagtggtctttaatttttgcccttcgctaaaattCCCTTAGTTCCGagttcgaactcccgctcagtcaaaacttaaaaaaaaaaaattggcaaggtagagtttggatttgCAAGGCGGACGCAAACTCCTCAAACTCTAATCGATCGAGCGTAGCTTTTTCGTAGTTTTGCTAGCATAAGACAACATCTACGTTAAGGCAGATTTTTGTCTTTAGGCATAAGACATAAGGCAAAAGTCTACCTTAATGTAGAGGTTTGCAGTAaggcattttttttcttttttactcagttgaaattttgcaaaactctgcctttaGGCATAACTTTTGCCTGAATGGGCCTAATTTactctgccttgtgattttttttttttttttactgagccgggattcgaaccctcaaaTCTCatgatattaggcgaagggtaaaaattaaagatcagcaatttgaggggcacctttgaagggcaatccgcacagaAAAAAAGTTGTGGGACTTATTACTGCATTGATGGGCTGAATCAGCCATGTCAGCGGCATGGCCGGAAGTAGAGTTCAACACTTTAATTTATGGTTTCACCCGAACCCGATAATTTTGATTTGAACgctgtatatattatatatatctattgaATAATTTACTAATAGGTATAATAATTGTTTCAAATTCTAAATCATATGAATTAGGtagattttcaaaataaaacagATAAAGTCCAAATCCTCAACTCGGGTCAACAGCTCAAATctaaggacaaaaaaaaaattgtaaatagCATAAATTTTCCTCTACTATTGCTTTATGGAAAAAAAGTCCCCATTAAGAACAAAAACTAATTTGCATCACTAAAGATATTAATTGTACCTAATTGAAACCATTTGACTCCAAAAATTAACGGTTGTTGCTACAATTTGCCAAAACCTCCAGGGTTATGTTTTTATGCTCGTTGCTTTCATGCTTCTATTCCTGGTTATGCATTATCGACAGGCTAAAGATTTCAGATAagaaccaaaaaggaaaaggcaAAAATGAATACGCCACCACAATATCCAAAATTTAGATAAATAACTAGCACACAGTTTAATGTGTGCATTTTCTGATTAGACATTTGAGTGATTGTACAGTGGGAAAAGCATTTATGTTCAGGGATAAATCTAGGATTTTAAATTTCTAGATCACAATCCTTTTTGCTTATTGAaatttgaataaattatttatatgattaagtgaattttcaacataaatgcAAGTAATTAGTTAAAGTAATTAGGTTCTGTTGAACCCGTAACTTTAATTAAGGCTCAGCCACTATTTATAGTAGCTGTTACTACAGTTTGAAGGGCACATGACAAATATGGATCATCGTTATGCACTACAAAAAGTTTCCTGTTTAGCCTAAAGATCGAGGATCAACTATGTTTCATGACTACTGATTGAACATACTGAAATCCCTACAACTGTTTCATTTGGATCATGTAACAAGCATGCTACAATCCTATAATATTTTTCAAGATTATAATAATTGGTCAAGATCATGATAATTACGATTTTTTTATTTGCCAGAATTACATACTATACTAGTATCCAGTGGCCCTACTAATCCAGATTCGTGCCGCATCATGTAGATTACTCAACCCAAGACCATTGGTTATGGATAGAGAGGTTACATCTAATCCCACCAACCCCCTCCATGGTCATTTTATGCTATCATTGAAGGATATGCAGTAATCAAATTTAATTATGTCCTTAGTCTTTACTGCTGGGTTGTTGTAAAGAtaactttgatttttttaacTAACATTGTCTCTACGCAATGATCATGTAATAGTTTGTGATGTCAAACTCGAAGCTGTAATTTTTGCACATATCAATGATCAATGAGGCagtaattaaaaagaaaaacttttgatttttttagaaTGAAGTCAACAATGAAGGATTAATTTCGTCATGGATTAAATTCGATatcacattttttaaaatttattttacgTGTCGGTTTGATTAAATTAGTCATTTTTTCTATGACCTTATAGACATATATGGAGGAATTTCTATTATGTGAAAGTAACCATACGTAATCATGGAGGATTTTCTATCATGTGAATGCGTTATACTCCATTCTTCAATAACTTTAGCTACAGTTAGTGCCGACCTACTAGTAATGATGTTGAACAAGTGGTGGATGGTTTTTGAAGagtcaaaatagaaaaaatctGCACataattttgtgttattttgttGGTGAAATTTTAAAATGCAATTTTTTTATCAGATGAACTTATAGGACAATAGTGGCTGTTCCAGCAATATAAAGTTCGAGTGATATGGCTAGACTCTATATATATGCACGAAAAATCAataaaggcaaaatacatcaaaacacccctaaactatacccaaaatgatatatatttaacatcttaaaagtgaatttaattcCCCATAAcgaattatt is a window of Lycium ferocissimum isolate CSIRO_LF1 chromosome 12, AGI_CSIRO_Lferr_CH_V1, whole genome shotgun sequence DNA encoding:
- the LOC132040196 gene encoding S-protein homolog 6-like, whose product is MKAHNIFLLILGLATYVTFISLKQPHHNDYFGNNTYNVHIINGFTNNSSLPLIVWCSSGDDSGDIGGLALQERDDFSWSVKTKFWKNTQYLCTMKLDQKRRRFQAFHGIRDIQRCNPTKQCFWLVKEDGFYFSNDEIYWQKDFSWI